The following coding sequences lie in one Kribbella sp. NBC_00709 genomic window:
- a CDS encoding GNAT family N-acetyltransferase — protein sequence MVIEGVELRATPGTDPAIRTLITAQQAELAAMYGEDQPLVALHPDIAFTLLSLDGTPVGCVGLQPVAPGLGEIKRMYVVPTARGWGLSRVLLDAVESHARSTGLTRLRLETGTKQAEAIALYTNHGYRPTPPYPPFEHEPVSLCYAKDL from the coding sequence ATGGTGATCGAGGGAGTGGAACTGCGCGCGACGCCCGGGACGGACCCCGCCATCCGGACGTTGATCACCGCGCAACAGGCCGAACTGGCCGCGATGTACGGCGAGGACCAGCCGCTGGTCGCCCTCCACCCCGATATCGCTTTCACCCTGCTGTCTCTGGACGGAACCCCGGTTGGCTGCGTCGGTCTCCAGCCGGTCGCCCCCGGCCTCGGCGAGATCAAGCGGATGTACGTCGTCCCGACCGCCCGCGGGTGGGGCCTCTCCCGCGTACTGCTCGACGCGGTCGAGTCCCACGCCCGCTCGACCGGCCTGACCCGCCTCCGGCTGGAAACGGGCACCAAGCAGGCCGAAGCGATCGCCCTCTACACAAACCACGGCTACCGGCCCACCCCGCCGTACCCACCCTTCGAGCACGAACCGGTCTCACTCTGCTACGCGAAGGACTTATAG
- a CDS encoding aminotransferase class IV has translation MLLLDGAPLPAVDPMLLRATSFGHFTSMQVRDGKVDGLDLHFERLDRSTREVFGQPLPADRVRADLQTALAESLDLSVRINVFWTDRLRLLTRIGPPIAPGTQPVRLLAVQHERAVPHLKHTGTFDLIYYAHKAEQAGYDDAVFHTASGEISEASIWNICFARGTDIVFPAAPVLPGIRQQVLQRGLDTYATAPVPLTDLSTYDAAYLTNSIDPALPVASIDTTTYEPHAESAELLAQAYATQAAQAI, from the coding sequence ATGCTGCTGCTCGACGGCGCACCCTTACCGGCGGTGGATCCGATGTTGCTGCGTGCAACCAGCTTCGGCCACTTCACCTCGATGCAGGTCCGCGACGGCAAGGTCGATGGACTCGACCTGCACTTCGAGCGGCTCGACCGCAGCACCCGCGAAGTCTTCGGCCAGCCGCTCCCGGCCGACCGGGTCCGCGCCGACCTTCAGACAGCCCTCGCCGAGTCCCTCGACCTGTCCGTCCGCATCAACGTCTTCTGGACCGACCGGCTCCGACTGCTCACCCGGATCGGCCCGCCCATCGCCCCTGGCACCCAACCGGTCCGTCTGCTCGCTGTTCAGCACGAACGCGCCGTCCCGCACCTCAAGCACACCGGCACGTTCGACCTCATCTACTACGCCCACAAAGCCGAGCAAGCGGGGTACGACGACGCCGTCTTCCACACCGCCTCCGGCGAGATCTCCGAAGCGTCGATCTGGAACATCTGCTTCGCACGCGGGACCGACATCGTGTTCCCCGCCGCCCCGGTCCTCCCCGGCATCCGCCAGCAGGTCCTCCAACGCGGCCTGGACACCTACGCCACCGCTCCGGTCCCGCTGACCGACCTGTCGACGTACGACGCCGCTTACCTCACCAACTCGATCGACCCCGCGTTGCCGGTCGCGTCGATCGACACCACGACGTACGAACCCCACGCGGAGTCAGCCGAGCTCCTCGCCCAGGCCTACGCGACCCAAGCGGCGCAGGCGATCTAG
- a CDS encoding discoidin domain-containing protein gives MRTPAFGVALALTVASLTGPAQAHPPTTQARVWVTTPDRAELLHERAPVTFHDRASDRTTITVDPRTSYQTMDGFGASITDSSASVLYKLSPADREQTMRSLFDPRQGIGVSFLRQPVGSSDFTAAAEHYTYDDVPAGQTDFGLKHFTVAHDQQQVLPLLRRAKQLNPALKVMATPWSPPAWMKTGDTLVGSRLKDDPKVYDAYARYLVKFVQAYAKAGVPVDFLSIQNEPQNRKPSAYPGTDMPVRQEAAVIEALGPKLRAVSPRTKILGYDHNWTTHPGDVASTPPGEDPETDYPYKLLQTPAAKWIAGTAYHCYSGDPSKQTDLHNAFPAKGIWFTECSGSHWPTDTPPQIFRGTLTWHARTLMLGTTRNWAKSVVNWNIALDSTGGPHLGGCDTCTGLVTLQPDGTVTTDAEYYTIGHLSKFVKPGAVRIGSTSYGTTGWNGQLMSAAFRNPDGTTALVVHNENDDPRSFTVAVGDKSFEYELPGGAIATYTWGRVAADVPQQLSVAGATTSVNGADAGLLTDQDGSTVWQSKEAQAPGQWVQADLGKAQTFSEVALDSGGNTGDYARGYEVAVSKDGVSWQTVASGTSTGQLTTVKVRPAHARYVRITSTGSAGNWWSLADLRIYR, from the coding sequence ATGAGAACACCCGCCTTCGGCGTCGCCCTTGCTCTCACGGTGGCGTCACTCACCGGTCCCGCCCAAGCCCATCCCCCGACGACCCAGGCCCGTGTCTGGGTCACCACTCCCGACCGCGCCGAGCTGCTGCACGAGCGCGCACCCGTCACGTTCCACGACAGAGCGAGTGACCGGACCACTATCACGGTCGACCCGCGGACGTCGTACCAGACGATGGACGGCTTCGGCGCCTCGATCACTGACTCGTCGGCGAGCGTGCTGTACAAGCTCAGCCCGGCCGACCGCGAGCAGACGATGCGCAGTCTGTTCGACCCGAGGCAGGGCATCGGCGTCAGCTTCCTCCGCCAGCCCGTCGGCTCGTCCGACTTCACTGCCGCGGCCGAGCACTACACGTACGACGACGTGCCGGCCGGCCAGACCGACTTCGGCCTGAAGCACTTCACCGTCGCGCACGATCAGCAGCAGGTGCTGCCGCTGCTGCGCCGGGCCAAGCAGCTCAACCCGGCGCTCAAGGTGATGGCGACGCCGTGGAGCCCGCCGGCCTGGATGAAGACCGGCGACACCCTCGTCGGCAGCCGGCTCAAGGACGACCCCAAGGTGTACGACGCGTACGCGCGTTACCTGGTCAAGTTCGTGCAGGCGTACGCCAAGGCCGGCGTACCCGTCGACTTCCTCTCCATCCAGAACGAGCCGCAGAACCGCAAGCCGAGCGCGTACCCGGGCACGGACATGCCGGTTCGCCAGGAAGCCGCGGTCATCGAGGCACTCGGGCCGAAACTGCGAGCTGTGAGCCCGCGGACCAAGATCCTCGGCTACGACCACAACTGGACCACGCATCCCGGCGATGTCGCCTCCACCCCGCCTGGTGAGGACCCGGAGACCGACTATCCGTACAAGCTGCTCCAGACCCCGGCTGCCAAGTGGATCGCGGGTACGGCGTACCACTGCTACTCGGGCGATCCGTCGAAGCAGACCGATCTGCACAACGCGTTCCCGGCGAAGGGCATCTGGTTCACCGAATGCTCCGGTTCGCACTGGCCGACCGACACCCCGCCGCAGATCTTCCGCGGCACGCTGACCTGGCACGCCCGCACGCTGATGCTCGGTACGACGCGCAACTGGGCGAAGTCGGTCGTCAACTGGAACATCGCACTCGACTCGACCGGCGGTCCGCACCTGGGCGGCTGCGACACCTGCACCGGCCTGGTCACGCTGCAGCCGGACGGGACCGTCACGACCGATGCGGAGTACTACACGATCGGCCACCTGTCGAAGTTCGTGAAGCCGGGCGCGGTGCGGATCGGGAGTACGTCGTACGGGACGACCGGATGGAACGGGCAGCTGATGTCCGCAGCGTTCCGCAACCCGGACGGTACGACGGCACTCGTGGTGCACAACGAGAACGACGACCCGCGGAGCTTCACGGTCGCGGTGGGCGACAAGTCGTTCGAGTACGAGCTGCCTGGTGGGGCGATCGCGACGTACACCTGGGGACGGGTGGCGGCCGACGTACCGCAGCAGCTCTCGGTTGCAGGTGCGACGACGAGCGTGAACGGCGCCGACGCTGGTCTGCTGACCGACCAGGACGGATCGACGGTGTGGCAGAGCAAGGAGGCACAGGCACCGGGTCAATGGGTGCAGGCGGATCTGGGCAAGGCGCAGACATTCAGCGAGGTCGCGCTCGACAGCGGCGGGAACACCGGCGACTACGCACGCGGCTATGAGGTTGCTGTCAGCAAAGATGGTGTCAGCTGGCAGACCGTTGCCTCGGGTACGTCCACAGGTCAACTCACCACAGTGAAGGTGCGGCCGGCGCACGCGCGGTACGTGCGGATCACGTCGACCGGGAGCGCCGGCAACTGGTGGAGTCTGGCCGATCTGCGGATCTACCGCTGA
- a CDS encoding amidase, whose translation MRTLEEIAAGVRDGSLDPVDLVEDALARAADAAELNAVVHLDVDGARKAAVAHDRTGALAGVPVLVKEIVEVEGLPYRCGSASMDEVGRQDAEVVRRLRATGAIVIGLSHTHEFAYGCFGTSNRVGPCHNPHDPSRMTGGSSSGSAAAVAAGVVPLAIGTDTAGSVRIPAALCGVVGFKPSFDTLPTDRVFPLSQSLDHVGVLTRTAADAAYALNALAGVAVRPLRKPRLGVVTNLEYLQLNPGVSTAWSAVLKTLEAVEVQLPDWSTSYSTAANIQGPEAVANHRGRSQDLYQPDVRLRLLEASQVESADYERAKEDAARITAELDAVLAGVDAVLTPTVLTTAPLITAAATADGGLDVRKQLMNNTRLANLTRHAAVSLPIPADGLPVGLQVIAASNEQAAAVACWIEAQR comes from the coding sequence GTGAGGACGCTGGAGGAGATCGCCGCCGGGGTACGTGACGGGTCGCTGGACCCTGTGGATCTGGTCGAGGACGCGTTGGCGCGTGCTGCCGACGCGGCTGAGCTGAATGCCGTTGTGCACCTGGATGTGGATGGAGCGCGCAAGGCTGCCGTCGCGCATGACCGGACCGGCGCGTTGGCAGGTGTGCCGGTGCTGGTGAAGGAGATCGTCGAGGTCGAGGGCCTGCCGTACCGCTGCGGCTCCGCGTCGATGGATGAGGTCGGCCGACAGGACGCTGAGGTCGTACGGCGGTTGCGAGCGACCGGTGCGATCGTGATCGGCCTGTCGCACACGCATGAGTTCGCGTATGGCTGCTTCGGTACGTCGAACCGCGTCGGACCGTGCCACAACCCGCATGACCCGTCGCGGATGACAGGTGGGTCCAGCTCCGGGTCAGCTGCTGCAGTGGCGGCCGGTGTGGTGCCGTTGGCGATCGGTACGGACACTGCGGGCTCGGTGCGCATCCCTGCTGCACTGTGCGGGGTGGTCGGCTTCAAACCGTCGTTCGACACGCTGCCGACCGACCGGGTGTTCCCGCTGTCGCAGTCCCTCGACCACGTGGGCGTCCTGACCCGCACCGCCGCAGATGCCGCCTATGCACTCAACGCGCTGGCGGGTGTCGCTGTCCGACCGCTGCGCAAGCCCCGCCTGGGTGTGGTGACCAACCTGGAGTACCTCCAGCTCAATCCTGGAGTCAGCACTGCATGGTCTGCTGTCTTGAAGACGCTCGAAGCCGTCGAAGTGCAGCTGCCCGACTGGTCCACCAGCTACTCGACCGCGGCGAACATCCAAGGACCTGAGGCAGTTGCCAACCACCGCGGCCGATCACAGGACCTGTACCAGCCGGACGTCCGCCTGCGACTGCTCGAGGCGTCGCAGGTGGAGTCCGCGGACTACGAGCGAGCAAAAGAGGATGCGGCCCGCATCACCGCCGAACTGGACGCAGTCCTCGCCGGCGTCGACGCCGTACTCACTCCGACCGTCCTGACGACCGCACCGCTGATCACTGCAGCGGCCACGGCCGACGGTGGCCTCGACGTACGCAAGCAGCTGATGAACAACACCCGCCTGGCGAACCTGACCCGGCACGCGGCCGTCAGCCTGCCGATCCCGGCTGACGGCCTTCCGGTCGGCCTCCAGGTCATTGCTGCAAGCAACGAACAGGCGGCCGCGGTCGCGTGCTGGATCGAGGCTCAGCGGTAG
- a CDS encoding ATP-binding protein, translating to MQKPADIFARDAEWANLAEFATTATDYPRLGVVSGRRRQGKTFLIEALATLTGGLYFGATEATETESLALFATALGDHLGQPSPPRFDSWDEAIRFLFSVDPAHGPFVIDEFPYLSQVSPALPSIVQREVDRAASAKRGINLLLCGSVTSVMGRLLSGTAPLRGRATLEMAIRPFEYWLARQFWEVEDPRVAVLVHSIVGGTPAYRRFAASDTPQSLDDFDDWVLRTVLNPVRPLFREARHLLEEEMNVRDSALYHSVLAAVAAGNNTRGGIANYVGRKATDIGHHLTVLADSGLLRPQPDVFRAGRSVYRVAEPLITFYQVVMRAQWGVLESGRAETVWRAAKARFLSQVVGPHFEQMCRDFALWAPPELFGELPGEIGAGVVPDHSRRSQIEVDVVVMAPAYPGRPKKLLSLGEVKWGEVMGRRHVERLERARHLLSKNYDTSETVLACYSGAGFEPGLDPKVLTVGLDDLYKSFA from the coding sequence ATGCAGAAGCCGGCGGACATCTTCGCCCGCGACGCCGAGTGGGCAAACCTCGCCGAGTTCGCGACCACAGCCACGGACTACCCGCGACTCGGAGTCGTCAGCGGGCGTCGTCGGCAAGGCAAGACGTTCCTGATCGAGGCGCTCGCGACATTGACCGGCGGCCTGTACTTCGGAGCCACCGAGGCGACCGAGACCGAATCGCTGGCTCTCTTCGCGACCGCCCTGGGCGATCATCTCGGGCAACCCTCGCCGCCCCGCTTCGACAGCTGGGACGAGGCAATCAGGTTCCTCTTCAGTGTCGATCCAGCGCACGGGCCGTTCGTGATCGACGAATTCCCGTACCTGAGCCAGGTTTCACCCGCGCTGCCCTCGATCGTGCAGCGCGAGGTAGATCGCGCGGCGTCGGCGAAGCGGGGAATCAACCTGTTGCTGTGCGGATCGGTGACGTCGGTGATGGGACGGCTGCTCTCAGGAACCGCGCCGCTGCGGGGCCGGGCCACCCTGGAGATGGCGATCCGGCCGTTCGAGTACTGGCTGGCCCGGCAATTCTGGGAGGTGGAGGACCCGAGGGTGGCTGTGCTCGTCCACTCCATCGTCGGTGGTACTCCGGCCTACCGGCGGTTCGCGGCCTCCGACACCCCGCAGTCCCTGGATGACTTCGACGACTGGGTACTGCGGACAGTGCTGAACCCGGTCCGTCCGCTGTTTCGCGAGGCTCGGCATCTCCTCGAAGAAGAGATGAACGTGCGCGACAGCGCGCTTTACCACTCCGTCCTCGCGGCTGTTGCTGCAGGCAACAATACGCGCGGTGGAATCGCCAACTATGTCGGCCGGAAGGCGACCGACATCGGACACCACCTCACGGTCCTCGCGGACAGTGGTCTCCTGCGTCCGCAGCCGGACGTCTTTCGCGCCGGCCGGTCCGTCTACCGAGTCGCGGAACCGCTGATTACCTTCTACCAGGTGGTGATGCGGGCGCAGTGGGGTGTATTGGAGAGCGGCCGTGCCGAGACGGTGTGGCGGGCCGCCAAGGCCCGGTTTCTGTCGCAGGTCGTCGGACCGCACTTCGAGCAGATGTGCCGGGACTTCGCACTGTGGGCGCCGCCTGAGCTTTTCGGTGAGTTGCCCGGTGAGATCGGCGCCGGTGTGGTCCCCGATCACAGTCGGCGCAGCCAGATCGAGGTCGACGTGGTCGTGATGGCACCGGCGTATCCCGGTCGACCCAAGAAGCTTCTGTCGCTGGGTGAGGTCAAGTGGGGAGAAGTGATGGGGCGACGGCACGTCGAACGGTTGGAGCGAGCGCGGCACTTGTTGTCCAAGAACTACGACACCTCGGAGACGGTGCTCGCGTGCTACAGCGGAGCCGGGTTCGAGCCTGGCCTCGATCCAAAGGTCCTGACCGTCGGCCTCGACGATCTCTATAAGTCCTTCGCGTAG